CAACATCAACTCCTGCGGGGCCTGAGCCACCGCCAGGCATTCCTGCCTGGTTCCAATATTGGCCAAATTGTTCGTATCGACGGCGTTTCTCAGGATCAGAAAGCACCTCATAGGCTTCGCTCACTTCTTTAAAACGAGCTTCAGCGTCCTGATCGTCCGGATTCACATCGGGGTGATATTGACGCGCCAACTTGCGAAAAGCACGTTTCACCGTGTCGGCGTCTGCACTGCGTTCCACACCCAGCACTTTGAAGTAATCGCGGTAGCCACTGCCGGCCATGGAATTCATCAGCCCTTAAAGCTGCGTATCAGATCCGAAGCACAGTTTCGTCCGTGGATGCGGACCGGAGCAATGGCGGGATGCCCGAACGGCTCCCCGTTCTTAGATTTAGACAATGGTTGAACTCAGCAAACTGTTGCCTGTATTGGCATCCCTGGCAGCGCTCGCGCTTCCATTTCATGCAGAAGCATCACCCGATCCGGCAGAACTGGCTGACCATCTCAGGACAAGCAAGGCGATGTACTACGGATCTTGGCGTTGTCCTGCCTGCATCACGCAAACCAAGTTGTTTGGCGATGCAGCCAACAAACTTCCATACGTGGAATGCGCAAAACCCAAGGAACTTCCAATTCAGGCAGCAGCCTGTCAAACAGCCGAGATTCGGGCCTATCCCACCTGGATTCTTGAAAACGGCGAGCGACGCGAAGGAGTTCAAACCCTCGAGCAACTCAAGGCATGGACATCCATGCCAGCCCGTCCTTAATCCATGGCGCGTCAACGACTTGCTTTCGTGCACGGCTTCAGCTGGAGACACTGGAGAGGCGATTTACTAGGCGGCCTCACGGCAGCCGTGGTGGCCTTACCCCTAGCCCTTGCGTTTGGGAACGCAGCACTGGGTCCTGGCGGAGCGATTTACGGGCTATACGGAGCGATCATTACGGGCTTTCTGGCCGCTCTCTTTGGAGGGACACCTGCACAAGTCTCAGGTCCTACAGGCCCGATGAGCGTCACCGTTGCCGGGGTGATTGGAACACTCGCAGCCGTTGGGATTTCTCGGGAACTTGGGAGCAATGAGCTACTCCCACTCGTCATGGGAGCCGTGTTGATTGGCGGGCTCATTCAGATCCTGATGGGAGTTCTGCGGCTCGGTCGGTACATCACCCTCGTTCCTTATTCCGTGGTTTCAGGCTTCATGTCTGGAATTGGGGTGATTATTCTCTGCCTACAAATAGGACCCTTATTAGGAATCAAAAGCCAGGGCGGAGTTATCACCTCGCTCGGGACTGTTTTTAGTCAATTTACACCTAATACAGCTGCATTACTGGTTGGCGCATTGACATTGGCAGTGGTTTTTTTAACACCCAAGAGAATCAGCACCTGGGTGCCATCGCCACTCATTGCCTTGGTGATTATTACACCTCTTTCAATGCTGTTATTTCAAGACGGCATACCCCGAATCGGAACCATTCCGGAAGGGGGGTTGAATTTCAGCATGCCTAATATCAGAGAGCATTTTCCCGTCTTATTACGCGCTGGTCTTGTACTTGCGGTGCTTGGTGCCATTGACTCGCTGCTCACATCACTTGTAGCTGACAACATCAGCCAAAGTCGTCACCACTCCAACAGAGAGCTGATCGGGCAAGGGATTGCCAACAGTGTGGCTGGTCTTTTCAACGGACTCCCAGGAGCTGGAGCAACGATGCGAACGGTGATCAATATCAAATCAGGAGGCCGAACTCCCATCTCAGGGATGGCGCATTCAGTGTTTTTACTTGTACTGCTCCTGGGCGCTGGGCCGCTTGCCGAGGGCATTCCAGAAGCATTATTAGCCGGAATATTAATCAAAGTGGGCCTGGACATCATCGACTGGGGATTCCTATTAAGAGCTCACCGTCTCTCCATCAAGACAGCACTTGTGATGTGGGGCGTTTTACTGATGACCGTGTTCTGGGATCTCATCGGCGCGGTCCTTGTTGGCATGTTCGTTGCCAACCTTCTGACCATTGAATCAATTACAACGCATCAGCTGGAAAGCATGAATTTAGAACACAGTTCTCAGCTCGATCAAGAAGAGCAACATCTCCTCAATCGTTGCGGAGATGCACTCATGCTGTTTCGCTTGCAGGGACCACTGAGTTTTGGGGCAGCGAAAGGAATCAGCGAACGCATGAACCAAATCAGGCAATACAAAATACTTTTACTCGACGTGACAGACGTTCCGCATCTTGGAATTACGGCCACGTTGGCGATCGAAAGAATGGTGGAGGAGGCAGAACACCATGAACGCCAAGTTCTGATCGCAGGCGCCAACGCAAAGGTCAAAGCGCGACTAGAGCAATTCCGAATCCATGAGCTAACCGGAAGCCGAAAAGAAGCCTTGGCGCATGCCGCTCATCAACTCAATCCGAACTAAGCCCATCGAAACAGCAGGCAGGTGGCAGTATTTATACCCAACAATCTGAAGTTGTAGCCATCAACACGCGGCGAAGAGCGTTTGCCGGCAAAGTGTAAAGAAGATTGAACGTCCCATGGAAATCCTCACCGCACTCGCTGTTGCCCCATTCCTAGCTGCTCTCGTACTCGGAGCAAGAGAAGCTGAGCTCGAAGAACAAAACGATCGATAAAGACAACGATAGCTAGCGAAAGAGCAAACAATTAATCAATCGACTAACCAATTACAATCAAACCCATTCAATCCATCTGAAATCCTCGAAAGATTGCCATATTTATTGTTGGCTTACATATTTCAACTACATATACCTTGCAGGCATCAATACCCAAACCGCCCACACCCTTGATTACCACCTCGAGCTTCAACATCAAACAAATCCCATCTT
The window above is part of the Synechococcus sp. WH 8020 genome. Proteins encoded here:
- a CDS encoding SulP family inorganic anion transporter, translated to MARQRLAFVHGFSWRHWRGDLLGGLTAAVVALPLALAFGNAALGPGGAIYGLYGAIITGFLAALFGGTPAQVSGPTGPMSVTVAGVIGTLAAVGISRELGSNELLPLVMGAVLIGGLIQILMGVLRLGRYITLVPYSVVSGFMSGIGVIILCLQIGPLLGIKSQGGVITSLGTVFSQFTPNTAALLVGALTLAVVFLTPKRISTWVPSPLIALVIITPLSMLLFQDGIPRIGTIPEGGLNFSMPNIREHFPVLLRAGLVLAVLGAIDSLLTSLVADNISQSRHHSNRELIGQGIANSVAGLFNGLPGAGATMRTVINIKSGGRTPISGMAHSVFLLVLLLGAGPLAEGIPEALLAGILIKVGLDIIDWGFLLRAHRLSIKTALVMWGVLLMTVFWDLIGAVLVGMFVANLLTIESITTHQLESMNLEHSSQLDQEEQHLLNRCGDALMLFRLQGPLSFGAAKGISERMNQIRQYKILLLDVTDVPHLGITATLAIERMVEEAEHHERQVLIAGANAKVKARLEQFRIHELTGSRKEALAHAAHQLNPN